The Cotesia glomerata isolate CgM1 linkage group LG7, MPM_Cglom_v2.3, whole genome shotgun sequence genome segment ACAGCAGCATGGAGGCCGGAGTCTAGTCTCTGTGTACTTTTGGGGCGGTAGTAGTGTCACTacagttaaataaattaaatccaCTCCAACTATATAAGTTTAATGATAATATCAGtggcaatataaataataataatcattatgaCAATTAGTTTTAAAGTGTAAGATTTAATCGTTAGtattattacatttaaatACGTAGACGCCAATGTGCGTACAAAggcaacaaaaatttttatactgctATTTTATTGACGTGTGATTGAAGCctattggaattatttattttatttactgaaaaaaaaatgcattaagttgattttaaagtaattaattaattattattttttttaaatgaatttatttgaagttttttgataagttttattctattaataaataatttttttattattattattgttaattataatttaaaaaaaaatttttttgttgtagtTATTGTGATAATAATGACGCGCCACAATTCGGAGGCCTTAGCTGTTTCCGATGAGCGGCGACTGCAATACGAAGAGTATTATTCGATCACCAGGAAAATCATTGCCCGTGGTGTTGTCGACTATTAAAGTGAGAGTGTCGTCACGACGTGACTTATCGCCTTCCCCGTGTGCCAAGAAGAGACGGAAGTATAATAGTGAAAGCTGGAAATCGTTTAACGAGGACAATATGGCATCGCAGAGTTCAAACTCACCTGGACTTGTCAACGCAGCATCATCCACGCTGTCTACTACGGGATCATCGGCACCAGTGGCTGTTGCAGCACAATTGCCCTCGTCGTCATTGTCAGTAGCAACCTCGTTATCTACGCCCTCGGCTTCTGCTTCAACGTCCCCGTCGCAGTCACCCTCGCCGTCACCTATGCTGTCGCCATCCTCCATCTCTTCTATGCCTCAAGGACTTCAAACTCATTCGCAGCagaaatcaaataattttgaaccGCTTGACAAAAGTTCATCCAATACTTTGAaggtttttcattttatttttaacttttaatctatattattaaaaggataaaaaatatattgtttttgggatagtcatatgataaaatcagtttttggagtgaaatttagtgtcatcgCAACGGTCTTGATtcgaatttgtgccttttcaaggttttatttcattttcatcgatagtcaatttattataataaatatttaggctgcatttgaaaattctctatctttagatacataattaaaaaatgaccttttatcttgtgaaatattgatattattaaagatataactttatcccggtgttacactcatcgagacctttcatttgagtacccacatcaatttttcatatattttatatatttatatatttcacaaatactatatatatatatatatatatatatatatatatatagcatatatatatatatatatatatatatatatatatataaaatatataaaaaatgccatgtgggtacttaaatgaaaggtctcgatgtatgtaacatcgggatgagcttacatctttaaaaatatcagtaatttagaaatgaccttgtatcttgttaactaatgatatttttaaagatatatgcTCATCcctatgttacactcatcgagacctttcatttgagtacctacatcaatttttcatatattttatatatttatatattttacaaataccatatatataaaatatataaaaaatgccatgtaggtacttaaatgaaaggtctcgatgtatgtaacatcgtaatgagcttatatctttcaaaatgtcaataattaagaaatgaccttttatcttgtgaaatattgacattttcaaagatataagctcactccgatgttacactcatcgagacctttcatttgagtacccacatcaatttttcatatattttatatatgtatatatgaaaaatatatcaaaaatgcatgtgggtactcaaatgaaagctcttgatgagtctaacatcgggatgagcttatacctttaaaaacgtcaacaattaagaaaataccgtctaatttaacaaaagtcatttaataaagcaaaattttaattttttaaagttcacaagtcacggcatttacatagtgactgcaaagttgctagttttaattaacaaagttTTGAGATAAATGTTTTGTCAAGTCTCGAAACCAtttgttgttttattattcAGAAGCTTTCAGATAATTAAGTATTTAAGTGCATCACTCTCAATgtaattcaattcaattctatttaactattgataaattcACTCCAAATAGTTTTCTGTCGGTTTCAATTGTTTAAGAGTTACAAAAGAGTTTATTATTAGCAGATTGTCACCATTGTTAttgatttagtaatttttttcatgtcaGAGATAATTAACGACCGTGAAATACAAGCAATGGTTTATCTCAaagtgtttaaaaatatttacaattgtaTCTTGATGAAATTTCTCAGGTATtgtctatttatttaataatatttaacaattttattttttagagaaatCCCAAAATGGAGTTGAGTAAAACGGATCTGTTGAAGCTTCTTGGATACTTGGAGGGAGAATTGCAAGCACGTGACATTGTAATAGCTgcattaaaagtaattaatttttaattttatcttcatgtatttaaaaaaatttttattttattattcatatttacTGTTATTGTTTAGTCGGAAAAAATGAAGCATTTGTTGAGCTCGCGGTATCGGAGTGGTACAGCAGATCCTCATTCAGCGTTAGCACGGGATGTTGCTATTGTGGGTGGTGTTATGCGAATGGAGAACAATCAAACAGACCGACAAGTTGCTAGTTTAGAGGCTCTTGTCACTCAACAAAGACGAATGCAATGTCGAATGGCCAAGGTTCTTAAAGAGGCGGAAATTCGACATAGATTGGTAAATTTATAtacctaataataataataaattaaattttatatttttagttaatacaGTAGCAGCTTTAACACCtaaatatacttaaaaaaattttaattatttaaatactatAAAATTCCTAATACCATACAGCTgttttaaatatctctgacGTTTGGATTATTGActttaaacaagtttttttttattttaaaaacactttgtttttatattttttccatttgtATAATTgtatttggtaattatttacaagtgagaTCCACtctatttttggccatatctaggtgaaaaaaacatttattaattttttttattctgcttgtttttacggcgcatttataataagaaatgtcgtaaaaaagaaaaaaaaaattttgatagcttttttgccttcaaaagttggaaaaaattttgactttcatgtttttagataaaatttttattttatttttttttaatatttttgatatatatattttttttaatatataaaaaaaatgaacaatttaaaaaaaaaattgaatatcacaattttctaaaaaatttataattttttcgaaaatttgtaaaaattgtgattttttttttaattgttcatttttttatatatttaaaaaaaatatatctataaaatcaaataaaaatttcgttcaaaaaaatcaaaattaaaatggtgaACCccacacggaaagaacaagataacactggatatcatcccagattacaatgagtataattcAGATTATagtgagtataatccagatatcacgcattataatctggatttttttaactactatctgaaattttttttcaccacaggtatcactgagtataatctgggatgatatccagtgtcatcttgtaaataattaccttgtattttaatattgatttttatacaaaataatttttttttgtcaaggCCAGATAAATTTGATCAGtctatttttaaagtaaataaataaaatcaataattaaaatgtcagattagtttaaaaataaaaacaaaattctttgTCATGACACAGGATGTATCTTTTATACCTATTTGAATCTTATTTTAGAATGAATAATCTCTAGCTATTTATAATTTCCATTTATATACTtactattttgtttttgatagGTAATAAAAGAATTAGAAGAAGAGAAACGTAAGCATGAACACGACACGGCACAGGGCGATGACATTACTTATGGACTTGAAAAAGAGCGTActagattaaaaaaagaattagaaTTAGAAAGACAAGAGAAAAAACGACTGGAAATGgaattgaaaaaagaaaatatttcacttGAAGTTGAAAAATCACGTGAAAAACAAATAGTATTGGTATTATTAGCTGAGCTTGAGAAAATCATAATGAAGTACGTTGAGGAGAGAAAGCGTTCCGAGGACTTGGCCCAAATATTGAGTGAAGAAAAGGTACGCATTGATTCGATGGCCGAGGGATTGGAAGAAGAGAGTAAAAAGTCCTTACAAATGGAGGCTGAGTTAGAAAAACAACAAGCGCAATTTGATATGGAGCGTCAGCAGTATCGTCAAGCACTTGCTAAAGCTGAAAAACGCAGCAAGGAACTGGAAGCGGATCTCGAGGGGCTCAAAACGGAAATAGAGTCGTGGAAGAACGGTGCTACTATGCGTAATGTTCGCACACCATTGGGTGTTACTCCACCTCCGCCACCAGCGAAGCCTGCCAATTTAGCAGCTATACCCACACTGAGACCTTCTGGTAGTGCTGCACAATCTCGTAAGTTTTTTACCATTCTATAACTTAATAATCCTTGTTTAAGCTCATttgtattattgatatttaattatgtaaattattttttataataataatatatattattaagagaataagcaaatcattggaaaagtcttgacttgaatttgtgccttttcaaggttttatattattctcaccaatagttaatatatgatgataagtatttaggctgcattcgaaaatgctttatctctagatacataattgagaaatgaccttgtattttgagaacgattgacatttttaaaaatataagcttatcctgatgttacattcatcaagacctttcatttgagtacccacatcaatttttcatatatttatatatattatatatatgtatatatgaaaaatatatcaaaatgcatgtgggtactcaaatgaaagctcttgatgagtgtaacatcgggatgagcttatatttttaaaaacgtcaatagttaataaaatacagTGCACTTTAAcagatatcttgtgaactattgacatttttaaatatataagctcatcttgatgttacactcatcgagacctttcatttgagtacccacatcaatttttcatatatttatatatattacatatatgtatatatgaaaaatatattaaaatgcttgtggttactcaaatgaaagctcttgatgagtgtaacatcggtatgagcttatatctttaaaaacagcaatatttaagaaagtacagtgcaatttaacaaaattcattatttaataaagcaaaatttcatttatttatagtcaaAGGATCAGCTGTCCTTGGTACTGGAACACCAATGGTCAGCAGCAAGGTCGTTCAACCTACTGCGACTGTTTCCAGCGTACCTGTAAGCGGTCCAagtaagttaaaataaaaataggcgaaatttaataaaatgaaagagtaattttattaagaaaaaataatttttcagctaCAGGAATTGCTAGATCAGTGACACCTCGACAAGCAATGCGAGGCGTTACATACGGAGCAGCTGTACCCGCGACACCAATTACAAATGTCACTACTGGCACCTCAAATGTGCCACTTGCCAGCAATATCACTACTCTAACAAGTGTATGTACTACAACAACAATTACAACCGCCCCAACGAACGTCAATACTAATGTAGGACCACCGATCGGTGGTGGCGTTGAATCAGCGGCCTCCGAGCCTCAGGTAATTCATCAACAATTTTCTTCTCGGTCTacgttaatttaataattattattattattattactatcataaatcattagaatttaaaaactagGCCCAATTTTATCAcacgtttttattttttaaaacttcaaaagtatatatatttatatatatatatatatatatatatatatatatatatatatatatatatatatatatatatatatatatcgttACACTacacattataataatgtcTTAAATACTGCatgatcattattattattattacatttgtATACCGTATTAAGCACGGAAGAGCTAGTCTTCCCGATCAACGTTGTCATTTTAAagatttgtaataattaaattcgactgtttattattatattatttttaaaatcatatctATTAATGTTGGgccgattattttattaattttatttataccgtggcaacttttaaaaaaaatattttaataattgttattattgatattaaggaatttaaacaaaaataatagcatgttttattaaaacatgttttttaaaattttctagtcTTATGCCCGTTATAAAACGGCGTTtgattttatacatatttatatatttaccgAGTACTTAttgtttgattaattaattaatgtattttatcATAACGCTAGACTTTATTGTCCTCattagttatttaatttctcattttctcaTGTATCATCACCTACtctatcatttttattcgGTTTAAATTTTACCAAGACAAATCTATTCACGTCAacatttcatatttatataaatataaatacttatataatatatattattaccTATAATTAGTACATAGACAAATCAACAATTTGACGAGAATAGAATTGTAAATAcaacaatagtaataataatattttataaaaaaattttttattattattactattaaaaaataaatttttaattatatttaatcatttattctttaaactataaatttttttgcatattcCAAAGATCacacttttaatttcttacacTACCGatcatcaattaaatttatttatttttttatctatttaaaataattttttcttaaaaaaaaaaacaattttatttacttaattaatgatcggtgtgaaaaaatcattcactcaattattaataattttttattttacaattaatactTATCGTTCTATTTTTTGTGTACATAAGTCTATTATTTAGTATGTATATTGATTAATTccttaattaaaaacatataaaaaaattttttcgtatgcAACTCACTTCCGTGCTTTATTTACACAACTTCCCTGCTTGCCCttccaacaataataataattaaaaaaaaaaaaaaaaaaaaaaaaatctcgcGTTCACTGTGAACCATCGGCCCGCAGTGATAAgtgctttatttattttattattcacacTATCAACATTGATCAtaacaatcaaattaaataagcaagcaagcaataattaattaattaaaaacaaaatctaTATAGTTAGATAGgacaaataaaaacaaacataAATTTTCGTTGTCACAACTGCCACATGCCACATGCTGACTTTTTTTCACATCATGTATTATCTGCTGTTTTTCACCAACCAATTGGTCCTGGCTTCTGTATGGTTTGGTCGATGGTTACACATCTCTTGGTtttggtaaataaaaataaacaattaaaaataaaaaaaagctattGGACCAgcggaaaataataaaataaaatttatattactaATGAGACACACGTATGGCTGTGTGTTGGTTCCTCAGACAACGGATAAGCGTACAGTAACGCCGCTCCTCACTCCATCTTCATCGTCATCTTCATCACCATCACCGTCATCAGCATTGTCATCGCCTGGAGCCGGACAATTGACAGGAACTAAAAAACCTCTTGTTCCACGAGGTATACCGCCTCCAGTGCCGCCCAATAAACCGGTCGTTCCGCCGAAAAAAGAAGCTGCTACTTACATGAGACGGACTGATCCGAATTCTCTTCAAGAttcgttaaaaataaataaatcttctgCTCCGTGTCAAACACCCGTTCCAGCTTCACCTGTCATTCAACCTGCGCCAGTCAGTCCTATTCCGAGTCATCAAATTGAAGAGGTcagttttatatttacttactTTTCAAGATAAGAATGTCAATGGATCTAAGTGTCATATTGATGTTTGCTTCATTCTTTGAATACTTGcagtttttttatgaaaattaatttagcagatatttaataatttttctaataaataaattactgcataaaaaaatgagaaaaaaaatggacatttagaaattttaataaattaaaaatgcaattttttaacaatagtTTTGcggaacaaaattttttgttaaataaaattaaaaaatggtcaagtgacaatgaaaattaagttagccgacatctaaaaatttttagaatttttttttattaaaaaaagtattacaaaataattaaaaaaaattttcatttgtaaaaaaactcgaaaaactgaaagtgcaatttttaaaaaatattttttagttctaatttaataattaaaaaaaattaaaaaaattaaaaacgtcggctaacttaattattatcaagtgacagctaacttttatattgtaatttttttttttattttattaacaatctgACAACTTttgttgagaaaaaaataaaaatttcacatctagaagattttaaaaacaacaagtgcttttttttaaatgatactCAAGtcaactgtcaatttttaaaatttttataacaaagtTTCATAAGAaaatagcttaaaaaaatttttactagtaatttttatctaattttcacatgtgaaatttttttattaaattttttgataatatatttattgttataaaattataaaaaaagtttttaatgttagttaacttcagtgttctattttttaaagatatttttttcattacaatttaatgacactaaagttagctgacaactgtcaattttttttaatttttaaatgtggaatttttttattaaatttttttcataataattttattgctataaaattaaaaaaaagtttctagtCAGTTAAATTcagtgttttattttttaagacatttttttagtcataaattaattgatgaaaaaattgtcaagtacCTGTTGTTATCAGCTCcatcaattattttcatatttataacaCTGATGAAATAAACCACCGTCATTTTACGTCaaagtataaaatttgtaacatTGTAACATCTGCATCCTCTCTTGCGTTCAATTAgtcacttaaaaattcaaatttaatttatgattcATAGTTTTAAATAAGTAGACTACTCAAAATCACAAGATATGAGTCATAGATAAATAAaggctaaaaatttatttttatttacctaCATTTTTACTTACATAATcttcttcttaattattttcaaataa includes the following:
- the LOC123268723 gene encoding CTTNBP2 N-terminal-like protein isoform X3; protein product: MSGDCNTKSIIRSPGKSLPVVLSTIKVRVSSRRDLSPSPCAKKRRKYNSESWKSFNEDNMASQSSNSPGLVNAASSTLSTTGSSAPVAVAAQLPSSSLSVATSLSTPSASASTSPSQSPSPSPMLSPSSISSMPQGLQTHSQQKSNNFEPLDKSSSNTLKRNPKMELSKTDLLKLLGYLEGELQARDIVIAALKSEKMKHLLSSRYRSGTADPHSALARDVAIVGGVMRMENNQTDRQVASLEALVTQQRRMQCRMAKVLKEAEIRHRLVIKELEEEKRKHEHDTAQGDDITYGLEKERTRLKKELELERQEKKRLEMELKKENISLEVEKSREKQIVLVLLAELEKIIMKYVEERKRSEDLAQILSEEKVRIDSMAEGLEEESKKSLQMEAELEKQQAQFDMERQQYRQALAKAEKRSKELEADLEGLKTEIESWKNGATMRNVRTPLGVTPPPPPAKPANLAAIPTLRPSGSAAQSLKGSAVLGTGTPMVSSKVVQPTATVSSVPVSGPTTGIARSVTPRQAMRGVTYGAAVPATPITNVTTGTSNVPLASNITTLTSVCTTTTITTAPTNVNTNVGPPIGGGVESAASEPQLLDQRKIIK
- the LOC123268723 gene encoding CTTNBP2 N-terminal-like protein isoform X2, which encodes MSGDCNTKSIIRSPGKSLPVVLSTIKVRVSSRRDLSPSPCAKKRRKYNSESWKSFNEDNMASQSSNSPGLVNAASSTLSTTGSSAPVAVAAQLPSSSLSVATSLSTPSASASTSPSQSPSPSPMLSPSSISSMPQGLQTHSQQKSNNFEPLDKSSSNTLKRNPKMELSKTDLLKLLGYLEGELQARDIVIAALKSEKMKHLLSSRYRSGTADPHSALARDVAIVGGVMRMENNQTDRQVASLEALVTQQRRMQCRMAKVLKEAEIRHRLVIKELEEEKRKHEHDTAQGDDITYGLEKERTRLKKELELERQEKKRLEMELKKENISLEVEKSREKQIVLVLLAELEKIIMKYVEERKRSEDLAQILSEEKVRIDSMAEGLEEESKKSLQMEAELEKQQAQFDMERQQYRQALAKAEKRSKELEADLEGLKTEIESWKNGATMRNVRTPLGVTPPPPPAKPANLAAIPTLRPSGSAAQSLKGSAVLGTGTPMVSSKVVQPTATVSSVPVSGPTTGIARSVTPRQAMRGVTYGAAVPATPITNVTTGTSNVPLASNITTLTSVCTTTTITTAPTNVNTNVGPPIGGGVESAASEPQTTDKRTVTPLLTPSSSSSSSPSPSSALSSPGAGQLTGTKKPLVPRGIPPPVPPNKPVVPPKKEAATYMRRTDPNSLQDSLKINKSSAPCQTPVPASPVIQPAPVSPIPSHQIEESKPR
- the LOC123268723 gene encoding CTTNBP2 N-terminal-like protein isoform X1 — protein: MSGDCNTKSIIRSPGKSLPVVLSTIKVRVSSRRDLSPSPCAKKRRKYNSESWKSFNEDNMASQSSNSPGLVNAASSTLSTTGSSAPVAVAAQLPSSSLSVATSLSTPSASASTSPSQSPSPSPMLSPSSISSMPQGLQTHSQQKSNNFEPLDKSSSNTLKRNPKMELSKTDLLKLLGYLEGELQARDIVIAALKSEKMKHLLSSRYRSGTADPHSALARDVAIVGGVMRMENNQTDRQVASLEALVTQQRRMQCRMAKVLKEAEIRHRLVIKELEEEKRKHEHDTAQGDDITYGLEKERTRLKKELELERQEKKRLEMELKKENISLEVEKSREKQIVLVLLAELEKIIMKYVEERKRSEDLAQILSEEKVRIDSMAEGLEEESKKSLQMEAELEKQQAQFDMERQQYRQALAKAEKRSKELEADLEGLKTEIESWKNGATMRNVRTPLGVTPPPPPAKPANLAAIPTLRPSGSAAQSLKGSAVLGTGTPMVSSKVVQPTATVSSVPVSGPTTGIARSVTPRQAMRGVTYGAAVPATPITNVTTGTSNVPLASNITTLTSVCTTTTITTAPTNVNTNVGPPIGGGVESAASEPQTTDKRTVTPLLTPSSSSSSSPSPSSALSSPGAGQLTGTKKPLVPRGIPPPVPPNKPVVPPKKEAATYMRRTDPNSLQDSLKINKSSAPCQTPVPASPVIQPAPVSPIPSHQIEEEMMEQKRSTTAHTSRIKKASTQEFFHNNCQEIKL